aaaaagaaacaatgcgaaagaaacattaaaaatgttcatgacaattttaaaaatatattgtaataatatataacatataaactataaacatttATGCATACAAAAGTGAAGTATTAGATATCTCCATTTGCAATTTTTCtattcaaaacattaagttcatctgaacttttacgttatttaaaactttcttctgGATCATTAGAGAACTGTGCAGTTCTATCTATAATTTCCTGCCTtttggcaatcatcagccatattattcaaaaatatagaaccattataaaaaatacaagtttagcATTGAAACGGCATCTAACATCAAATATACATAATCCAATATTTGTCGGAATTAAAGCAAtataaccaaaataattttttttccttttaaagttgtatttccAACAgaatacaacatttatcaatatacagatatatatatatatatatatatatatatatatatatatatatatatatatatatatatatatatatatatatatatatatatatatattgggttGAGGAATAATTCATGAgcgtttttttcaaatttaaaaatgcacgcagaaataaaatgcattggcaaaatgttttatgttgttTGAAAGAGAATGTTTTGCTCTACAAGATAGTGTGTTTtgatttgttagttttttttattttcgtgtATTTTCAGATCATTAAAATGGAATGTCAAGTGGACAAAACTGAGCATTTTCGACACCATTTGCTTTTTGCATTTAATCGAGGTGTTAAGGCCGCCGAAGCTGCTCGTGAGATTTGTGCTGTGTATGGAGAAGGAGCAATGCCTGAAAGTACCGCCCACCGTTGGTTTTCGCGCTTCAAAAATGGGAATTTTGACCTCAAGGACGGATCACACACCGGTCGACCAATTGAGTTCGACGAAGAGCAATTGAATCAACTTCTTCACAAAAATCCACGTCAAACGACCAGAGAATTGGCGGAGCAGATGGATTGTGATCAAAAAACTGTGGTGAACCACCTTCACTCAATGGGCAAGGTTCAGAAACTCGGCGCTTGGGTGCCACACACTTTGAgcgaaaataacaaaaatcaacgttccACAATCGCCGCCGGTTTGCTCGCTCGACATCGCTCAACACATGGTCACAAACAGCATTGTCATGGTCTTTACCGCATTGTCACTGGCGATGAAAAATGGTGCCTTTACGTCAATATGAAGCAGCGAAAAGAATGGCTCAGCCCCAAAAAACAAGCGACTCTGCGAGCAAAAAAAGACCTTCATCCTCGAAAGATCATGTTGTGTGTATGGTGGGATTGGGAAGGCATAATTCATTACGAACTGCTTGAGCGCAACCAAACAGTCAATGCGGAGCTCTACGTTCAACAACTGGACCGACTCAACGAAGCAATTCAGCAAAAAAGACCAAATAGGCGAAATGGCGTTCTTCTGCAACACGACAATGCCCGTCCTCACATCGCCAATATGACCAAAGCCGCGATTCAAGAATTCGAATGGGAAGTGCTGCCTCATCCTTCATACTCTCCAGACTCGGCGCCGTCAGATTTTCATCTGTTTTGATCGCTTTTGAACGCTTTGCACGGTGTATCGTTCAATAATGACGTGGAATTGAGGGCTTGGTTGGACGAATTCTTTGAGTCAAGACCGGGAGATTTCTATCGCCGAGGCATCGAAAAACTTATTGAATGATGGGAGGAAGTCGTAAACAACAACGGAGAGTATATTATTGATTAAATCgttgtagtttttttgtttaaaataaatttgaaaaaaacgcTCATGAATTATTCCTCaacccaatatatatatatatatatatatatatatatatatatatatatatatatatatatatatatatatatataatataagctcttatatatataatatataagagcttattttcaaaaagcggTATGAGTAATTTCATTTTCATGTGccaacttaaattaaaaaatttactcaacTTGAAAAGTAACACATGACTTATTTTAACAgacaattatctaaaaaataaacaactaattaattataaataaactaaaaaatattcacaaaatgCGTTATacgttaattattttttaattaaataatatgtaaagctaccataaaatcaaaattgttcATACCGCGCTTTGAAAAAAATCTCTTCATATGATTGCATcatttatacattataatataatttatacataatatataaataaataactgtaTATACAACCCATGATGGAACAATTATCAAATTGAATAAATCAAACCAGGAAGGAGGCCTTGGCATCAACATAAGCAATAATCTAAAATGGAAAGActacatcacaacaataactaaaaaagctTACTCAAAACTAGGTACACTAAAGCGGACATTTAAATTCTCGTCAACTAACTTGTGTACTAAACTATGTTAATCTGAACTAGAATTTTGTGCACCAGTTTGGAATCCACATCCACACAGACATCCAGACAGACAATTCCCTCACTATACTGGCAACTTATTTACACCTAATAACTAAaatcaaatttcttttaagtaaaaattgtaTAGATTATAGAGTATAGGATATAGAAAATTggaaaatatctttaaacgataaataaccaatctaaattaataatattaaaataatcaaccaaaatattattttatgcgCTAAgtttatatatgaatttatctactaataaaaatttttctgaaacgtcttttaaacgtctttgaaGCGACTTATTTCTAAGGTAATTACGACGTCAACAGGACGTCTAAATATGAAAGTCCTGATAACGTCTTTATGTAGATGTCATATAAGTTTCATATAAGTTTTCCAGCTccattaaagttatatatttatagttataatacttaaaataattttaaaataatttttttattttagttccaCTTTCACAACTAcattctcatttttttaaaacctgatCTCATACATATGACATATATACGATTATTATTTATGACATACATAtgacatatatacatttatggaAAGGTCTGTGAGACCTTtccataaatgtatatatgtcaTATGTATGTCATATTTACGCCTATTAAATTTCTTTGAGTTACGCTTTTGaccaaatattttaagtttgtatcAAAATAtctcattattaaaatttataaaattttcgatattttaacatattaaacgGATTAAATTTAGAATCGCCCATATAAACgatcaaacaaacaaacaaaaatttaatattggcCACCCTACATCCCATTGTGcacttctttaaaataattgaagaaaaGAGTTAAACcaacagttttcttttttttttaatattaaagtgctaaattttaaaatctaaactaaaTATTACTTGACATTTAATTgtagcatttcttttttttaaaccatattaaaagaaggttttttaatgtgtttaaaaCACTAAAACGAGgctttaaatgtatttaattttgaataataaacttaattaacttttgtttatccAAATGTTGAACTTTTCTTGTGGCCGAATACATTTCTCTACATTCATTGTCTTTAATAAAGGATTTGTTCGAAAATTAATaccatttcttaatttatcaCAAAGCATGCAAAAAAAACTAGAGCTATCTAACTGCCAACGTTTTTTCcacttaaaaaatgagttgTATTTTGTAGAATTTGAACTTACATCTAAAATATAATTAGCCAAGGTTTTAGGAGAATCAAAACTCATAGCATCGATATATGAGCCTGGAATTGCTAATCTTGGATCAGAATAGTTGGATCCTCCTAGAACTATAGGTATTACGTCATAATCAAGTCCAGTATTCCAGTACTTTTCTGTGATATAACCGTCACATAAAAAATTCTCggcagaaaaataaaacttaaaatcgCGTAGGTCTTCATAACAAGGTCTTCCTcgacattttgatgaaaaaagttttggaaATCTTCCCGCACACCCACCTGAAACCTCTATATCAACACCATATGATACTAACTTTAGTGCAAGTTTGTTTCTAGCATCACCGTTACAATTACTCACGGCCCAAGCAACCAttcttgttttgtttaaaaaatagtctTTGTTAAAGCTTTCATCAACTTCTAACCGTTTTTTATGATATCTGTAAGGGAACGGTATATCAGTATCGACTCCATATGTTGCGGAAGCATTAAAATACTTGTCTATATCATTAACACCTGGATTATTGTATATAGACTCCATTGTAAAATAAATCCATAGTTGGTCTTTTCCTCTCAGGTTATTAAGGTGTATCAACTCTTGCATGGATGGCATGTTGCGCGAGTGAAACATTACCACATCACTACTCTTAAATTGTTccttattatttgttacttgGAAGCTAGAAGTGTTGAAACCGCATTCAGATGAAGGGTAGATAGGAAACGGATCGCCAAAAAAAGTTGTGTATGTCAGTATAAGAAGTTTTCGGCTTTGAATTGATAAacctttaaaacaaaacaaaaaaacttaaacaaacaaaattaaaaaaaactaaacattcaaaaatatgtaatatattaacAGTATTCACTAGAAAAGGGTAAAGCAAGATGAAGACCGCCTGTGCATTTGTTCAAGCTAGGTAGAATAGCCATGTTTCATtcctttattataatattaataaaactttgatgttttaaaatgtttccaaaTCGTTGtgattttaattgattttatatttctcgtattaattgaataatatttaattaattatgcgaaagtattaattttgttaacaaatCGTTTAACGGTATTCTAAAAAGAGAAAAACTGATAcacaaaatgaattttatttctaattaatttgCAAATCTTTAGGCAAGATAAAAAACCTCTTAttaattggttaaaaaaaacaatgaggatttttttaattcttagttgatgaaatatttgaatatgaTCTTTGATATACTATTATGTGTATAACTATTATATGTACTTTAGGAAAACAATTAATGACTCAGagtaaacaaaatattcatAATGGCAAAACCTGGTGATCCtttgcaaattttaaacttatttcttaTTCTAAAAcgatttttgttatattaacttaaaagtttacttaaagtttaaaaacagaacaaaaaaaaaagttaaaaaaaaagtttaaacaatagTATAAGTTTCGAATGCTGATTTTCGatacaatttttattgcatagctcaacaattaaaacttgttttacttCTTCGTTAGTAGCAAAATCAAGTGTTCTTTATTTTCatgatttataaaacttaacttTGAGTTAATGTTGAGTTAAATCTGAGGTTGTGTCATTTTGTCTAATTAATAATTTgctaaaatttgttaaaagattttaatagaAACTTTGACGGTTTGATTAATTTTAccataataaaattgttgttttttaaactgttcCATTTCATTTGTCCTCAATACGTTGGTGCATATAATACACTGGTTCTCAATAGGtactgtattttttatattttgttaatttccGTGGGAATTaattaactgaaaataaatgaacaatTCATTGATTCTTAATAAATAGTTATCAGTCTTTACCCACGTCTTTACCCATGTCTAGCCCAGGCAGCCGCTGCGGGGCCAGGGCGTTAAGAGAGGCCAGCTAGCTAgatcaaattttgttttaattaattaaaaaatttttttttaaatgaattatgaaaattaaatatagaaagtaacaatttactctttgtattgcttttttaaatcgtgaatctattaacaaaaaacaaaaaaaaacaaattattttcttgAATACATgttggaaaaagaaaatattcagACAGACTAGAATGTTGGATAATCCGTTATGGAATCCGTGGTTCTTTAGAGTTACTAGCTGAATACAACCCGTTTCtagataaagataaaaacataaaccaaataaaaagaatCGCTTTCTAACTATAGGCTTACATTTAGTTGAGTTAAGCGAGCTACTTGGCGTTGATCAACTCACTTCTGTTGTTCGGTATATAACACCCAATGAAAAACAAGTGGGCAGATGATATGTTTAATCTTGTCCAAAAGACATTAGAGATGCACGGCATCAACATTATTGATTGCGGTGGGCAATCGTGCGACAATGCGTGCAACATGTTGGGGCTCTAAACTGGGTTTCAAGATTTTAAGGTTTCAACCGTTTCAAGAAGCTACATCCACTACCTGATTATGTTCCAAGAATTCTTACAATCTGGCTAATATTAAAGCAGCTGAACCTTTTGCGATAATATGCTTGTTGTTAATGGACTGTTACGAATGAAGTTTAAAAGAGTTGATTTATCAACTACTTACTTAAAAGTAGCTTTTTACCTTTTTCAGAGATGTTGTTGAAAGTATCCTggataaagatttttattttttttaattctaaattaaaaaagtcattggAATATAATCCTCATCAAGGTTTCCTTTTCGCTTGTTAACAGTCACGATTACACCATATAATCAGCCAACTACACCaggaaaaatatacttttataaagttCATCTTCAGGTAGATAGTGATATGAAGCAATCCTTGATCATCTTAAAAACCAGTGTTCCTAACATGTGCTCACCTGAACAATATACTGCAAAATATATGTTACGTGCAATTTAATGGAAAACCTTTGCTTAGGATTAGAAATTCCAGATGACATGAATTTTGAGTACAATGATGAAGATGATATACACGATGTTTAGGCTGAATTAACACAAGTCAACCAATTTGACTTGGCATTGTACAAAGAACACTAATTGCTTTTAAGTCGAAATTGTTGTTAAGTTaaatcttttatgttttatatatgacTTGTTTAGGCATtatgcaaactccaaacttgtTCATGCGTATGTCAAATTAGCatacaaattattaattatttgtatttaaaaaaacgctATTTTCGTGATATTtatgattgaaaaaaatgaaagtttttatggTTTTTGTTAATTATACGTTAAACAATTGTCAATATTCATCTGCCCTTTATAACCATTTTGTAGATCAATACTGAactcctctctctctctttttttacttaaaatttttataatattttttactaaataaacattgaataaaaaatatttagtttttatcgCAGAGTTTCATAAAAGTATTACTGTCATTTTATCAAAgctgtaaaatattaattagtaataatccctaatttaaattttttagaatatatataaattatagaaagtttattttataaaattacgaaaactttgttaattaaaaaaaaaaatcaacttgattgttttttttttttgcgtaagtttTTTGTATTGGTAAGTATTGGTAAATACCAAATAGGTTACGAAAGTTACGAAAATAACGCTGAACGTAGGGTTTCCGTAACCATAGTTGAACAGCGCAAGTGTTACGAAAGTTTGGTGAATACACACCCCATGCgcaaagtttaataaaattggtAAGAAAGGAGGCGCGAACTTCTACTGAAATGCTCTTCTTGATatcaaaaactaatattaaataaaaaataaaaaaatattattgaattaaaaaaaaaaaagttggttcataataataataaagattttttttcagaatggGAGGGGCGCATAGGAGGGTGAGGGTTAAGAGGCCACAACCTTTATTTCACTAGGGGCCGGAATAAGCTAAAAACAGGCCTGATAGTTAtcgttcatatttttgttaaatttgttttcaaaatttgttagtgtaagattcttaaaataataatacagtaTCAtctattgaaatatatttatctcGTGTACATTCATTATTTTCATGTCCCTTATTAGCGGTTTTGtatgattgaaatttttttttctgtatatgaTTCAGCTACCATGTTTTTGCAtgctgaacatttttttttttaacaaagcaatGAATTAAGCTGATTTAGATAAGTTTTAGATTTTGATTGTTCATGTATGGTCTAATACAATCGGTCAAACCGACTGAATTAGATCTTTAATTTACTTCGACCTTTTTTATTCCCCACTTTAAATTCATTTCGCTTAAAAGACAAGTAAATAAACGCGGCGGAGGATATTCATATATGCgaatgaaaatattgtttattaagttAGGAATGATTTAAGTGCTTCTGATggcgataaaaaaaatttgactattaaaataataaacaatcaatcaaaaaacattattttaggcTGTTGCTATCGACGACACGACGGCGTTAAAAGAacttgaggatttttttttaacaaaatatttttaaaaaaggtaatacctttttaaaaaatattttatcaaagaaAGCAAAATGAACTTTATCATTGAGAacctaaatatgaaaaattacaaaagttacaCAAGAAGATACATTTTGAGGGCCCCTAAAAATCGGAGGCCATAGGCTGGAGCCTGCCTTGCTGATGCGTTACGGCCGCACTGATAGATTTGCTCATTTTTGATTCAATTAATTTATATGAGGAAGTCAAGATAGGTTTTTCCCAATAACAAttggtaaaaactttttagattcttttttttaaacttttttatgagtTATTATCAGATCAGGTAATTTAAGAGgtaaattttcttttctctttttttaatgaagttatatttattgagttttgtttacattaattGACTGCTTGTTTGCTTTATACTCGttgttaaccatttttttagctctatatttatatctacatataactgaaatatatatatatatatatatatatatatatatatatatatatatatatatatatatatatatatatatgtatatatatatatatatatatatatataaatatgcgtCAGATCAGATTATCCTGCTACTGATAACATGTAAaccagtacaacctgcttcatgtcctgctgccttgtagaaTGATACGCTTTTTTAGACAAAGGCTAGGAAAAGTTAATTTCGACTTAAAACATCCCCTGCTttgaaatctttcgtcttcctgctgataAATGTGCTTTCtacataacttcttggattcaggctgacATGGAATCTTTCATTCCTCTCGACAATtctaagtcaagcctcactcttctcttTCGTTTTTCTTACATTGTGCTGCGGCAAtttccaatcgaaaccattacttccatatctattagCAACTATATAACaactgtcaaacaggttgatcactccagcttctgtataactccagcttctgtatctaaagtgatttcctgcttaccCGTTACAATATACCCGTTGAAGTCTTTCAGAAGTATCCTCCGGAGCTGTTGcatatactttcaaaactatttaacaagtgcttatcggAGTCTTGTTTTCCGGAATGCTGCAAAAcggcatctgttatccttattttcaaaaattctgtaAAGCGATT
The nucleotide sequence above comes from Hydra vulgaris chromosome 09, alternate assembly HydraT2T_AEP. Encoded proteins:
- the LOC100208417 gene encoding 3-galactosyl-N-acetylglucosaminide 4-alpha-L-fucosyltransferase FUT3, producing the protein MEIFQWKLFLFFCSFLITYLIFIQNSSFKNSYKIPSYYRIFNQGLNITFNTYENIESGLSIQSRKLLILTYTTFFGDPFPIYPSSECGFNTSSFQVTNNKEQFKSSDVVMFHSRNMPSMQELIHLNNLRGKDQLWIYFTMESIYNNPGVNDIDKYFNASATYGVDTDIPFPYRYHKKRLEVDESFNKDYFLNKTRMVAWAVSNCNGDARNKLALKLVSYGVDIEVSGGCAGRFPKLFSSKCRGRPCYEDLRDFKFYFSAENFLCDGYITEKYWNTGLDYDVIPIVLGGSNYSDPRLAIPGSYIDAMSFDSPKTLANYILDVSSNSTKYNSFFKWKKRWQLDSSSFFCMLCDKLRNGINFRTNPLLKTMNVEKCIRPQEKFNIWINKS